A single region of the Bos mutus isolate GX-2022 chromosome 24, NWIPB_WYAK_1.1, whole genome shotgun sequence genome encodes:
- the CEP76 gene encoding centrosomal protein of 76 kDa isoform X1 translates to MSLPPEKASELKQLIHQQLSKMDVHGRIREILAETIREELAPDQQQLSTEDLIKALKRRGIIDDVMKELNFVTDNVDQELPSSPKQPVCFTDRQSTLLKKTNIDPTRRYLYLQVLGGKAFLEHLQEPEPLPGQACSTFTLCLHFRNQRFRSKPVPCACEPDFHDGFLLEVHRENLGDGTRMADSTTMLSISDPVHMVLIKTDIFAETTLVASYFLEWRSVLGSENGVTNLTVELMGVGTESKVSVGILNIKLEMYPPLNQTLSQEVVNTQLALERQKTAEKERLFLVYAKQWWREYLQIRPSHNSRLVKIFAQDENGINRPVCSYVKPLRAGRLLDTPRQAARFVNVLGYERAPVIGGGGKQEQWCTLLAFLCRNKGDCEDHANLLCSLLLGYGLEAFVCVGTKAKGVPHAWVMTCGTDGTVTFWDSLTGHRYLHKPINPDEPPAAEQPKPLYPYRTIGCVFNHQTFLGNCQPSDSVETCVFDLNDESKWKPMNEEAVKSVCAPGATTSLPPFPPLCASTIDASVTSNEIEMQLRLLVSEHRKDLGLTTVWEDQLSYLLSPALASYEFERTTSISAGNEEFQDAIRRAVPDGHTFKGFPIHFVYRNARRAFATCLRSPFCEEIICCRGDQDSLYTQSCCLQGERVFLLFQSGCLLLIFSFICLIALAATPSTVLNRSGEGGHPCLVHDLRGSHLFFYY, encoded by the exons ATGTCGCTGCCGCCGGAAAAGGCGTCCGAGCTGAAGCAGCTTATCCACCAGCAGCTGAGCAAG ATGGATGTCCATGGCAGGATAAGAGAAATCCTTGCTGAGACGATTCGGGAAGAATTGGCACCTGATCAACAACAGCTATCAACCGAAGATTTGATCAAAGCCCTTAAACGCCGGGGAATCATTGATGATGTGATGAAAGAACTTAATTTTGTTACT GATAATGTTGATCAAGAACTCCCTTCCTCTCCAAAACAACCTGTTTGTTTTACTGACAGACAATCAAcgttattaaaaaaaa CTAATATTGATCCAACACGGAGGTATCTTTACCTTCAGGTTTTGGGTGGAAAAGCTTTCTTGGAACATCTGCAAGAACCTGAGCCTTTACCTGGACAAGCTTGTTCAACCTTTACTTTATGTTTACATTTTCGAAACCAACGTTTTCGTTCTAAACCTGTTCCGTGTGCCTGTGAACCAGATTTTCATGACGGCTTTTTACTTGAAGTACACAGAGAAAATTTAG GTGATGGAACTAGAATGGCTGACTCTACCACAATGTTATCAATAAGTGACCCAGTTCATATGGTGCTAATCAAGACAGACATATTTGCTGAGACCACTTTAGTTGCATCCTATTTTCTTGAATGGCGATCAGTGTTGGGTTCAGAAAATGGAGTGACCAATCTTACTGTGGAACTTATGGGTGTAG GCACAGAATCAAAAGTTTCTGTgggaattttaaatataaaacttgaGATGTACCCACCACTCAATCAAACATTATCTCAAGAAGTAGTGAACACACAG ctTGCTTTGGAACGTcagaaaactgcagagaaagAGCGATTATTTCTTGTGTATGCTAAGCAGTGGTGGAGAGAATACTTGCAAATTCGACCCTCACACAATTCACGACTGGTGAAGATTTTTGCACAG GATGAAAATGGGATTAACCGACCAGTCTGTTCTTATGTCAAACCACTTCGAGCTGGAAGGCTTTTGGACACTCCAAGGCAAGCAGCAAGATTTGTCAATGTCCTTGGTTATGAACGAGCCCCTGTTATCGGAGGAGGAGGTAAACAGGAGCAGTGGTGCACTCTGCTGGCCTTTCTCTGTAGAAACAAG GGAGACTGTGAAGACCATGCCAACCTTCTGTGCAGCCTCCTGCTTGGGTACGGGCTGGAAGCTTTTGTCTGTGTCGGGACCAAGGCCAAGGGCGTGCCCCATGCATGGGTCATGACGTGTGGCACTGATGGGACCGTCACTTTTTGGGACAGTTTAACAGGACACAG GTACCTCCACAAACCTATCAACCCTGATGAGCCTCCGGCTGCCGAACAGCCCAAACCATTGTACCCGTATCGAACAATTGGTTGTGTTTTCAATCATCAGACGTTCCTGGGAAACTGTCAGCCCTCTGACTCAGTGGAAACCTGTGTGTTTGATCTGAATGATGAGTCCAAGTGGAAACCCATGAATGAAGAAGCGGTTAAATCCGTGTGTGCTCCAGGGGCCACCAcgtcccttcctcccttccctccgcTGTGTGCGTCCACGATCGACGCTTCTGTGACAAGCAACGAGATAGAAATGCAGCTCAGGCTGCTCGTGTCGGAACACAGGAAG GACCTTGGCCTCACTACTGTCTGGGAAGaccagctttcttatctcttgtcaCCAGCTCTGGCATCTTATGAATTTGAGCGTACGACAAGCATTTCTGCGGGCAATGAAGAGTTTCAGGATGCTATCAGAAGGGCTGTGCCTGATGGCCACACATTTAAAGGGTTCCCAATACACTTTGTGTATAGAAATGCGAGGCGCGCGTTTGCCACGTGTCTTCG GTCTCCTTTCTGTGAAGAAATCATCTGTTGCCGTGGAGACCAG GATTCTCTTTATACACAATCATGTTGTCTGCAAGGAGAGagggtttttcttcttttccaatctggatgtcttttacttattttttcatttatttgcctaATTGCCCTGGCTGCTACCCCCAGCacagtgttgaatagaagtggtgaaggtggacatccttgtcttgttcatgATCTCAGGGGAAGTCATCTATTCTTTTACTATTAA
- the CEP76 gene encoding centrosomal protein of 76 kDa isoform X2, with amino-acid sequence MSLPPEKASELKQLIHQQLSKMDVHGRIREILAETIREELAPDQQQLSTEDLIKALKRRGIIDDVMKELNFVTDNVDQELPSSPKQPVCFTDRQSTLLKKTNIDPTRRYLYLQVLGGKAFLEHLQEPEPLPGQACSTFTLCLHFRNQRFRSKPVPCACEPDFHDGFLLEVHRENLGDGTRMADSTTMLSISDPVHMVLIKTDIFAETTLVASYFLEWRSVLGSENGVTNLTVELMGVGTESKVSVGILNIKLEMYPPLNQTLSQEVVNTQLALERQKTAEKERLFLVYAKQWWREYLQIRPSHNSRLVKIFAQDENGINRPVCSYVKPLRAGRLLDTPRQAARFVNVLGYERAPVIGGGGKQEQWCTLLAFLCRNKGDCEDHANLLCSLLLGYGLEAFVCVGTKAKGVPHAWVMTCGTDGTVTFWDSLTGHRYLHKPINPDEPPAAEQPKPLYPYRTIGCVFNHQTFLGNCQPSDSVETCVFDLNDESKWKPMNEEAVKSVCAPGATTSLPPFPPLCASTIDASVTSNEIEMQLRLLVSEHRKDLGLTTVWEDQLSYLLSPALASYEFERTTSISAGNEEFQDAIRRAVPDGHTFKGFPIHFVYRNARRAFATCLRSPFCEEIICCRGDQVRLAVRVRVFTYPESACAVWIMFACKYRSVL; translated from the exons ATGTCGCTGCCGCCGGAAAAGGCGTCCGAGCTGAAGCAGCTTATCCACCAGCAGCTGAGCAAG ATGGATGTCCATGGCAGGATAAGAGAAATCCTTGCTGAGACGATTCGGGAAGAATTGGCACCTGATCAACAACAGCTATCAACCGAAGATTTGATCAAAGCCCTTAAACGCCGGGGAATCATTGATGATGTGATGAAAGAACTTAATTTTGTTACT GATAATGTTGATCAAGAACTCCCTTCCTCTCCAAAACAACCTGTTTGTTTTACTGACAGACAATCAAcgttattaaaaaaaa CTAATATTGATCCAACACGGAGGTATCTTTACCTTCAGGTTTTGGGTGGAAAAGCTTTCTTGGAACATCTGCAAGAACCTGAGCCTTTACCTGGACAAGCTTGTTCAACCTTTACTTTATGTTTACATTTTCGAAACCAACGTTTTCGTTCTAAACCTGTTCCGTGTGCCTGTGAACCAGATTTTCATGACGGCTTTTTACTTGAAGTACACAGAGAAAATTTAG GTGATGGAACTAGAATGGCTGACTCTACCACAATGTTATCAATAAGTGACCCAGTTCATATGGTGCTAATCAAGACAGACATATTTGCTGAGACCACTTTAGTTGCATCCTATTTTCTTGAATGGCGATCAGTGTTGGGTTCAGAAAATGGAGTGACCAATCTTACTGTGGAACTTATGGGTGTAG GCACAGAATCAAAAGTTTCTGTgggaattttaaatataaaacttgaGATGTACCCACCACTCAATCAAACATTATCTCAAGAAGTAGTGAACACACAG ctTGCTTTGGAACGTcagaaaactgcagagaaagAGCGATTATTTCTTGTGTATGCTAAGCAGTGGTGGAGAGAATACTTGCAAATTCGACCCTCACACAATTCACGACTGGTGAAGATTTTTGCACAG GATGAAAATGGGATTAACCGACCAGTCTGTTCTTATGTCAAACCACTTCGAGCTGGAAGGCTTTTGGACACTCCAAGGCAAGCAGCAAGATTTGTCAATGTCCTTGGTTATGAACGAGCCCCTGTTATCGGAGGAGGAGGTAAACAGGAGCAGTGGTGCACTCTGCTGGCCTTTCTCTGTAGAAACAAG GGAGACTGTGAAGACCATGCCAACCTTCTGTGCAGCCTCCTGCTTGGGTACGGGCTGGAAGCTTTTGTCTGTGTCGGGACCAAGGCCAAGGGCGTGCCCCATGCATGGGTCATGACGTGTGGCACTGATGGGACCGTCACTTTTTGGGACAGTTTAACAGGACACAG GTACCTCCACAAACCTATCAACCCTGATGAGCCTCCGGCTGCCGAACAGCCCAAACCATTGTACCCGTATCGAACAATTGGTTGTGTTTTCAATCATCAGACGTTCCTGGGAAACTGTCAGCCCTCTGACTCAGTGGAAACCTGTGTGTTTGATCTGAATGATGAGTCCAAGTGGAAACCCATGAATGAAGAAGCGGTTAAATCCGTGTGTGCTCCAGGGGCCACCAcgtcccttcctcccttccctccgcTGTGTGCGTCCACGATCGACGCTTCTGTGACAAGCAACGAGATAGAAATGCAGCTCAGGCTGCTCGTGTCGGAACACAGGAAG GACCTTGGCCTCACTACTGTCTGGGAAGaccagctttcttatctcttgtcaCCAGCTCTGGCATCTTATGAATTTGAGCGTACGACAAGCATTTCTGCGGGCAATGAAGAGTTTCAGGATGCTATCAGAAGGGCTGTGCCTGATGGCCACACATTTAAAGGGTTCCCAATACACTTTGTGTATAGAAATGCGAGGCGCGCGTTTGCCACGTGTCTTCG GTCTCCTTTCTGTGAAGAAATCATCTGTTGCCGTGGAGACCAGGTGCGCCTGGCAGTTCGCGTCCGCGTGTTTACTTACCCTGAATCTGCTTGTGCTGTTTGGATCATGTTTGCTTGTAAATATCGCTCAGTACTATAG